From a single Coriobacteriaceae bacterium genomic region:
- the rplK gene encoding 50S ribosomal protein L11 produces MAEKKVANVIKLQIPAGAANPAPPVGPALGAAGVNIMQFCQAFNAETQDKKGDIIPVEISVYEDKSFSFITKTPPAAHLIKKELNLKSGSAKPQADKVGQLSQEQLTKIAEIKMPDLNANDIDAAKKIIAGTARSMGVTIAE; encoded by the coding sequence ATGGCTGAGAAGAAGGTTGCCAACGTCATTAAGCTCCAGATTCCTGCTGGTGCAGCTAACCCCGCTCCTCCCGTCGGCCCCGCCCTGGGCGCTGCTGGCGTGAACATCATGCAGTTCTGCCAGGCCTTTAACGCCGAGACGCAGGACAAGAAGGGCGACATCATCCCCGTTGAGATCTCTGTCTACGAGGATAAGTCCTTCTCCTTCATCACCAAGACCCCGCCGGCGGCTCACCTCATCAAGAAGGAGCTGAACCTCAAGTCTGGTTCCGCTAAGCCCCAGGCCGACAAGGTTGGTCAGCTCTCCCAGGAGCAGCTCACCAAGATCGCCGAGATCAAGATGCCGGACCTCAATGCCAACGACATTGACGCCGCCAAGAAGATCATCGCCGGTACCGCCCGTTCCATGGGCGTCACCATCGCTGAGTAG
- the rplA gene encoding 50S ribosomal protein L1: MAKHGKSYNAAAEKIDRATLYTPLQAAKLIKELDTAKFDETVEAHFRLGIDTRKADQNIRGSISLPHGTGKTVRVAVFAEGEKAREAEAAGADIIGSDELVAQIQKGEINFDAAIATPNMMAKVGRIGKILGPRGLMPNPKLGTVTMDVAKMVSELKAGRVEYRADRYGICHVPLGKKSFSEQQLVENYAALYTEILRVKPSSAKGKYVKSISVSSTMGPGVKVDPAVQRDFLAE, translated from the coding sequence ATGGCTAAGCATGGTAAGAGCTATAACGCCGCTGCCGAGAAGATCGACCGCGCCACGCTCTACACCCCCCTTCAGGCTGCCAAGCTCATCAAGGAGCTCGACACCGCCAAGTTCGACGAGACCGTCGAGGCCCACTTCCGTCTGGGCATCGATACTCGTAAGGCTGACCAGAACATCCGTGGTTCCATCTCCCTGCCTCACGGCACCGGCAAGACCGTTCGTGTTGCCGTCTTCGCCGAGGGTGAGAAGGCCCGCGAGGCCGAGGCTGCCGGCGCCGACATCATCGGTTCCGACGAGCTCGTCGCCCAGATCCAGAAGGGCGAGATCAACTTCGACGCCGCTATCGCTACGCCGAACATGATGGCCAAGGTTGGCCGCATCGGTAAGATCCTTGGTCCCCGTGGCCTCATGCCGAACCCCAAGCTCGGCACCGTGACCATGGACGTCGCCAAGATGGTCTCCGAGCTCAAGGCTGGCCGCGTTGAGTACCGCGCCGACCGCTACGGCATCTGCCACGTGCCCCTGGGCAAGAAGTCCTTCTCTGAGCAGCAGCTCGTCGAGAACTACGCTGCCCTGTACACCGAGATTCTGCGCGTCAAGCCCTCTTCTGCTAAGGGCAAGTACGTCAAGTCCATCTCCGTGTCTTCCACCATGGGCCCTGGCGTCAAGGTCGATCCCGCTGTCCAGCGTGACTTCCTGGCTGAGTAA
- a CDS encoding BMP family ABC transporter substrate-binding protein, translated as MEEAYRQARKRGEQGRRRAISQSEHPYLTDLDSLVAQLPLGQRENVGLRDIPLEMVVGTVTKGRQSAFSCNFMPLLPFNTEFARKWSNLYDIQVTEGYRDPIIVTEFMHRFYVQEGNKRVSVLKFLDAPTVSARVTRLYPGTWDSVESRLYGEFCAFWRVCPLYEIEFSREGSYETLAKMLGRNLIEKWPQKKVDYLRHTFLLFKRAYLRAGGDHLDITPADAMLVYLNVYNQDRLLDTPTDIVVNRLCKIWRELVIAGKNDEDKVDLVEAPSVDEEESPAKSTSGMLNFFMGKTVYSAANPLRIAFIHEFPCAASSWDSLHDQGRQYLDEHFDGIVRTEAFEDCHDPDVFYAAVETAVKHGDNVIFSTSHRLMEYTLRAAVEYPQVRFLNCSIGLPHQSVRSYFGKMYEAKFLLGALAASMADNHRIGYHASVFASGALSEINAFAIGASLLDPRAQIILTWGDVPAGGLAEAMCREGVSVMTGADMSKSLEDPTAYGLHRLVDGKVTGIAMPVWNWGRYYELIVRSLLHGTWDETSDDNQVRAVNYWYGMSSGVIDIRYAPGLPYQTRKLVQLLRNGIVEGSINPFGGELHSQNGVVQIEGFPPLPSTQIVEMNWLADNVVGTIPQLDDEPKVPAL; from the coding sequence ATGGAAGAGGCCTATCGTCAAGCACGCAAGCGCGGCGAGCAGGGACGCCGTCGCGCCATCAGCCAAAGCGAGCACCCGTACCTTACGGACCTCGACAGCCTCGTTGCCCAGCTCCCCTTAGGTCAGCGAGAGAATGTCGGCCTAAGGGATATTCCGCTCGAAATGGTCGTCGGCACAGTCACCAAAGGCCGTCAGTCCGCCTTTTCATGCAACTTTATGCCCCTGCTGCCGTTTAACACTGAGTTCGCCCGCAAGTGGTCCAACCTCTACGACATCCAGGTAACCGAAGGCTATCGCGATCCCATCATCGTCACCGAGTTCATGCATCGGTTCTATGTCCAGGAAGGCAACAAACGCGTCAGTGTCCTCAAATTCCTGGACGCTCCAACGGTTTCGGCCAGGGTCACCCGTCTCTACCCCGGCACATGGGATTCCGTCGAAAGCCGCCTGTACGGTGAATTCTGCGCGTTTTGGCGCGTCTGCCCCCTATACGAAATCGAGTTCTCGCGTGAGGGGAGCTACGAGACGCTCGCCAAGATGCTCGGTCGGAACCTTATCGAAAAATGGCCGCAGAAAAAGGTCGACTACCTGCGCCACACCTTCCTGCTCTTTAAGCGCGCCTACCTTCGCGCAGGCGGCGACCACCTGGACATTACGCCCGCCGACGCCATGCTCGTCTACCTCAATGTGTACAACCAGGACCGCCTGCTGGATACGCCGACGGATATCGTCGTAAACCGCCTGTGCAAGATTTGGCGCGAGCTGGTCATTGCCGGCAAAAACGACGAGGACAAGGTCGATCTTGTCGAAGCGCCGAGCGTCGATGAGGAGGAGTCGCCCGCCAAGTCCACCTCCGGCATGCTCAACTTCTTTATGGGCAAGACTGTCTATTCGGCGGCCAACCCCCTGCGTATCGCCTTTATCCATGAGTTCCCCTGTGCGGCGTCGAGCTGGGACAGTCTGCACGACCAAGGACGTCAGTATCTCGATGAGCACTTTGACGGTATCGTGCGCACCGAGGCGTTCGAAGACTGTCACGATCCGGACGTGTTCTACGCCGCCGTGGAAACGGCTGTCAAACATGGAGACAACGTCATCTTCTCGACCTCGCACCGCCTGATGGAATACACGCTCAGAGCTGCCGTTGAGTATCCCCAGGTTCGGTTCCTTAACTGCTCTATCGGCCTTCCCCACCAAAGCGTCCGTTCGTACTTTGGCAAGATGTACGAGGCCAAGTTCCTCCTGGGCGCCCTTGCCGCCAGCATGGCGGACAACCATCGCATCGGCTACCACGCGTCGGTCTTCGCATCCGGCGCGCTCAGCGAGATCAATGCCTTTGCCATCGGTGCCTCGCTGCTCGACCCCCGCGCGCAAATTATCCTCACCTGGGGCGATGTGCCCGCCGGCGGTCTCGCCGAGGCCATGTGCCGCGAAGGCGTGAGCGTCATGACCGGCGCTGACATGTCAAAGTCGCTCGAAGACCCTACGGCCTACGGACTCCACCGCCTGGTCGATGGCAAGGTTACCGGCATCGCCATGCCGGTATGGAACTGGGGCCGTTACTACGAGCTCATCGTTCGCAGCCTTCTGCACGGCACGTGGGACGAGACCAGCGATGACAACCAAGTGCGCGCCGTCAACTACTGGTACGGCATGAGCTCCGGCGTTATCGACATCCGTTACGCTCCGGGCCTACCCTACCAGACGCGCAAACTCGTGCAGTTGCTCCGCAACGGCATTGTCGAGGGATCCATCAACCCCTTTGGCGGCGAGCTCCACAGTCAGAACGGCGTGGTACAGATCGAAGGCTTCCCTCCGCTGCCGAGCACGCAGATTGTCGAGATGAATTGGCTGGCGGATAACGTGGTAGGCACCATTCCGCAGCTCGACGATGAGCCGAAAGTCCCTGCCCTATGA
- the secE gene encoding preprotein translocase subunit SecE codes for MANKKNKKKAQQPAPANNAAANSKVEAKKAVAKKNEKAAKSKKNEKPGFFARTKKYFASVKSEMKRVTWPDKKELVNYSVVVCASLVVVGVVIALLDAGFGEALALFSGLRG; via the coding sequence ATGGCCAACAAGAAGAACAAGAAGAAGGCTCAGCAGCCGGCACCTGCCAACAACGCTGCCGCCAACTCCAAGGTTGAGGCCAAGAAGGCCGTTGCCAAGAAGAACGAGAAGGCTGCGAAGTCCAAGAAGAACGAGAAGCCTGGTTTCTTCGCCCGCACCAAGAAGTATTTCGCTTCGGTCAAGTCCGAGATGAAGCGTGTCACGTGGCCCGATAAGAAGGAGCTCGTGAACTACTCGGTAGTCGTTTGCGCTTCTCTGGTCGTCGTCGGCGTCGTCATCGCTCTGCTCGATGCTGGCTTTGGCGAGGCTCTTGCTCTGTTCTCTGGATTGAGGGGCTAA
- a CDS encoding 5'-nucleotidase C-terminal domain-containing protein: MKRLPRFALAAALFAGALAGIPSLAFAGNLPAAIDGSVAVMHTNDIHGSYKYSYNASKGTGTVGFDGLAVLYSAQSSAPDLLLDAGDTFHGQSFATMSEGKSIAELMDTFYADGYDATTPGNHDWSYGADKLRTMTGYSTTGTPFAMLCANATSSNGAWSSSITKTLDRTWEDSEDHSTFDYKIKVGGVGAMDESLGSSLRADLVAGTSFSSAANAINAEAKRLRETEGCNVVVCIAHTLNAKTFAAKLVGVDALVARHEHINLDENVTGADGKSVRVVEAGSAFAEVGLLSIPYKYDTNGTETTDDDTVTVPADGSDEKLYTAKNVNDLLADPDKGSDYQSRLEAVRNKIKPLDEAFENESNKVLGTSTTNYFYGEDAAGTHGWEMVRTTDFRPSKEGDTTKAQTIGHVICGSYLDLTGADLAIENAGGIRGGIAAGDVTAGNVIAISPYGNTVETWTMTGADFLAALEHSLQISDECNHSYELQQAYVAAGHTEQEAQDKYKWRDDSGSVLSFGGINVTIDWTQPEGKRIVSATLAKDGSTLDPTKTYTVATNNYIITNTTDFPTFAHATKRTEWGTCEAALRALIGQNGWESKMAGLAGTISFGSAAVDPTPTPAPTPEPSPKTDATTTKVITKKTTGKLAATGDRTLAVVGTCLIGGIIVIILGIIWKRRR; the protein is encoded by the coding sequence ATGAAAAGACTCCCCCGCTTTGCGTTGGCCGCCGCGTTGTTTGCCGGCGCGCTCGCAGGCATCCCAAGCCTCGCTTTCGCGGGAAACCTGCCCGCCGCTATTGACGGCTCCGTGGCCGTCATGCACACCAACGATATCCACGGCAGCTACAAGTACAGCTACAACGCAAGCAAGGGCACCGGCACTGTGGGCTTTGACGGACTGGCGGTTCTCTATAGCGCCCAAAGCAGCGCCCCCGATCTTTTACTCGATGCGGGCGACACCTTCCACGGACAGTCCTTCGCCACCATGAGCGAGGGCAAGAGCATCGCCGAGCTCATGGACACCTTCTACGCCGACGGCTACGACGCAACCACGCCAGGCAACCACGACTGGAGCTACGGCGCGGACAAACTCCGCACCATGACCGGCTACAGCACCACCGGCACGCCCTTCGCCATGCTCTGCGCGAATGCAACGTCCTCGAACGGCGCATGGAGCTCGAGCATCACGAAGACGCTCGATCGCACCTGGGAGGATAGCGAGGATCACTCCACATTCGACTACAAAATCAAGGTCGGCGGCGTCGGAGCCATGGATGAGTCGCTAGGTTCCTCGCTGCGCGCGGACCTGGTCGCGGGCACCAGCTTCTCGAGTGCCGCGAACGCCATCAATGCCGAGGCCAAGCGACTGCGCGAGACAGAGGGCTGCAACGTTGTCGTCTGTATCGCGCACACGCTCAACGCCAAGACCTTTGCTGCAAAGCTCGTTGGGGTCGATGCACTGGTCGCGCGCCACGAGCACATCAACTTAGACGAAAACGTGACGGGGGCTGACGGCAAGTCGGTCCGCGTCGTCGAAGCGGGCAGCGCCTTTGCCGAGGTGGGGCTGCTTTCCATTCCGTACAAGTACGACACGAATGGCACCGAGACGACCGACGATGACACGGTCACGGTCCCTGCAGACGGCAGTGACGAGAAGCTCTACACCGCCAAGAACGTCAACGACCTTTTGGCAGACCCCGACAAGGGCTCCGACTACCAAAGCCGCCTTGAAGCCGTCCGCAACAAGATCAAGCCGCTCGACGAGGCCTTTGAAAACGAATCGAACAAGGTGCTCGGCACATCCACCACCAACTATTTCTACGGCGAGGACGCCGCAGGCACGCATGGTTGGGAAATGGTGCGCACCACCGATTTCCGCCCCAGCAAGGAGGGCGACACCACCAAGGCCCAGACCATCGGCCATGTGATCTGCGGCTCCTATCTTGACCTGACGGGCGCAGACCTTGCCATCGAGAACGCGGGTGGCATCCGCGGCGGCATCGCTGCAGGCGATGTGACCGCAGGCAACGTCATCGCTATCTCGCCCTACGGCAACACCGTGGAGACCTGGACCATGACCGGTGCGGACTTCCTCGCAGCGCTCGAGCATTCGCTGCAGATCAGCGACGAGTGCAATCACAGTTATGAGCTTCAGCAAGCCTACGTGGCAGCCGGCCATACCGAGCAGGAAGCGCAAGACAAGTACAAGTGGCGCGATGACTCTGGCAGCGTTCTCTCCTTTGGCGGCATCAACGTGACGATTGATTGGACGCAGCCCGAAGGCAAGCGCATTGTGAGTGCCACACTCGCCAAGGACGGCAGCACGCTCGATCCCACCAAGACCTATACCGTCGCCACCAACAACTACATCATTACCAACACGACCGACTTCCCCACCTTCGCACACGCCACCAAGCGCACCGAGTGGGGCACGTGTGAGGCGGCGCTGAGGGCGCTGATTGGGCAAAACGGCTGGGAGAGCAAGATGGCCGGACTCGCCGGCACCATCAGCTTTGGCTCCGCTGCCGTGGACCCCACGCCCACACCGGCCCCGACGCCTGAGCCCTCGCCTAAGACGGACGCGACGACCACGAAGGTCATCACCAAGAAGACGACCGGCAAGCTCGCCGCAACGGGAGACCGCACGCTGGCAGTAGTTGGCACGTGCCTTATCGGCGGCATCATCGTCATCATTCTCGGCATTATCTGGAAGCGTCGACGCTAA
- a CDS encoding mechanosensitive ion channel family protein: protein MELFEPILHFFEQRWVHNIIWAVILAIGTAVAAKVVSKTLNHLLNRDDNPLPASSIFINIARAVIWMIGGSFILDNCFGINANALVAALGVGGIAISLGFQDTLSNLIGGMQVTFMGIIKPGDNIEVGGVSGVVQDITWRHTTIEDACGQTIIVPNSNISKNTLVHLMPFGRVAVPVAVKDTSKWASLDVLADDLTSATKAAVLPISGFDKEPYVLFSEIGDFGIKGKIIFIVSDDSTTFTAADACIRAIAPIIA, encoded by the coding sequence ATGGAATTGTTTGAGCCGATTCTTCATTTCTTTGAGCAACGGTGGGTCCACAACATCATCTGGGCCGTCATCTTGGCGATAGGCACCGCCGTCGCCGCCAAGGTCGTATCCAAGACCCTGAACCATCTGCTTAACCGAGACGATAACCCGCTTCCGGCATCGAGTATCTTCATCAACATCGCGCGCGCCGTCATCTGGATGATCGGCGGCAGCTTTATCCTCGACAACTGCTTTGGCATTAACGCAAACGCCCTCGTTGCCGCTCTTGGCGTCGGCGGCATCGCCATTTCGCTCGGCTTTCAGGACACGCTGTCAAACCTTATCGGCGGCATGCAGGTGACCTTTATGGGCATCATCAAGCCCGGCGACAATATCGAGGTCGGCGGCGTATCCGGCGTGGTCCAAGACATCACTTGGCGCCATACAACGATTGAGGATGCCTGTGGACAGACCATCATTGTGCCCAACTCCAACATTTCCAAGAACACACTCGTGCATTTGATGCCCTTTGGGCGCGTGGCCGTGCCCGTTGCCGTAAAGGACACGTCCAAGTGGGCTTCCCTTGACGTGCTGGCAGACGACCTGACCAGCGCCACCAAGGCCGCCGTGCTTCCCATCTCGGGCTTTGACAAGGAGCCCTACGTACTCTTTAGCGAAATCGGCGACTTTGGCATCAAAGGAAAGATCATCTTTATCGTCAGCGACGACAGCACTACTTTCACGGCAGCCGACGCCTGCATCCGTGCCATCGCCCCCATCATCGCCTAA
- the nusG gene encoding transcription termination/antitermination protein NusG, which produces MSKRWYVVHTYSGYENRVKSDLEHRIETMGMQDRIFDIEIPMERVTEIKEGGKRETKDSKIFPGYVLVRMEMDDDAWTCVRNTPGVTGFLGGNGKPAPLSRDEYNKMTRRPGKGDSPKRTSVDIQVGTSVRVTDGPLTDFDGKVSEVNTEAGKLKVTLMIFGRETPVELDFNQVAVIA; this is translated from the coding sequence ATGTCTAAGCGTTGGTACGTCGTTCACACTTACTCCGGATACGAGAACCGCGTAAAGTCCGATCTCGAGCATCGTATCGAGACCATGGGCATGCAGGACCGTATCTTTGATATCGAGATTCCTATGGAGCGCGTCACCGAGATCAAAGAGGGTGGCAAGCGCGAGACCAAGGATTCCAAGATCTTCCCGGGTTATGTCTTGGTCCGCATGGAGATGGATGACGATGCTTGGACGTGTGTTCGCAACACGCCCGGCGTCACCGGTTTCCTAGGCGGCAACGGTAAGCCCGCTCCGCTTTCCCGTGACGAGTACAACAAGATGACTCGTCGTCCCGGTAAGGGCGATTCGCCCAAGCGCACCTCGGTTGATATTCAGGTCGGCACGTCCGTCCGTGTCACCGATGGCCCGCTTACCGACTTTGATGGCAAGGTCTCCGAGGTTAATACCGAGGCTGGCAAGCTCAAGGTCACGCTGATGATCTTTGGCCGCGAGACGCCGGTCGAGCTCGACTTTAACCAGGTCGCTGTCATCGCTTAA
- a CDS encoding metallophosphoesterase family protein has product MKILAIADTEERCLWECFRKERFEGVDLILSAGDLDPDYLEFLVTVINKPLIYVRGNHDDRYARHAPGGCICVEDSVYTYRGIRIAGLGGSMRYRDGANMYTEREMSKRMRKLSRKVRMVGGCDILLTHAPAAGMGDLDDLPHRGFECFNTALESWNPDYMVHGHVHQSYGCDFQRERQHVCGTTIINACGYTQFELDQTHYPIRGWQAAWLNSQTMRRELKRHEAIESSTARTPW; this is encoded by the coding sequence ATGAAAATCCTTGCCATAGCCGATACCGAAGAACGATGCCTTTGGGAGTGCTTTCGCAAGGAACGCTTTGAGGGCGTCGACCTGATTTTGTCCGCCGGCGATCTGGACCCGGACTATCTTGAGTTTTTGGTTACGGTCATCAACAAACCGCTCATCTACGTGCGCGGCAATCACGATGACCGCTACGCACGTCATGCACCGGGTGGATGTATCTGCGTAGAGGACAGCGTGTACACGTACCGAGGGATTCGCATTGCGGGCCTTGGCGGGTCCATGCGTTATCGCGACGGCGCCAACATGTACACCGAACGCGAGATGTCCAAGCGCATGCGTAAGCTGTCGCGTAAGGTTAGGATGGTCGGCGGGTGCGACATTCTGCTTACCCATGCACCCGCCGCCGGTATGGGTGATCTGGACGATCTGCCGCATCGAGGATTCGAGTGTTTTAACACAGCACTCGAATCCTGGAATCCCGACTACATGGTGCACGGGCATGTGCACCAAAGCTACGGTTGCGATTTTCAGCGCGAGCGTCAGCATGTGTGTGGAACGACGATCATCAACGCCTGCGGCTATACGCAGTTTGAGCTCGACCAGACGCACTACCCCATCCGCGGCTGGCAAGCAGCTTGGCTCAACTCACAAACCATGCGCCGCGAGCTCAAACGCCACGAAGCCATCGAGTCTTCAACAGCCAGAACACCCTGGTAA